A window of Pirellula sp. SH-Sr6A contains these coding sequences:
- a CDS encoding transglutaminase-like domain-containing protein, which produces MNLAQHDQTLHPSGDRELGSRAEGSSKPNKTEFVRRRSKDRGDLQSNQIKGRRASVVLMALIAIWILALRRWEYESPWIMVLESVLGGSLLAVAVWIRKKLASRYSQGEWCRSASLDTKQSTDSHWQWYRKGVTALVTFAVVMPWVVDPVARGLGYGNGIEIVMLSSLLWGAVACSLMATTTRMLGLSVVCSGFLTLFTTFISDDLTTTWFAYAWGAVCLWWLVSNHWEKVEQSAAYDIQFGWGQRLAFLSLGCIAFGTGAILIADRIPVLRKLRAEVMPTSGGTSGKDSSAQRGIGNGDQLVAARSRPSSFGAVDTDLFLDSDKPSLFDLFSDEFGDVKKKDRVEQTQALNPNEIQDQEGNVSEANQSPKGGEFSIERKVPDQRSKTEDIASNAVMFWQGAANSHLAVERLDRFDGEVWQSSLSTERNGVRVEPKEVEIDGQLWFAPGTKRMESSISPFVGAVPEAIRFTRYGSPVIPTRSGTQLWCIDDITRADFFHYGMDDCLSMPGREHVPDYTIVRLIHSWIDLERVEDLLENCAPGRSHTYLPVECKSTIHRLAHRYAGRNPRGWNQVQGVVQGVRENFRLGTETEKGSVSDISSSALDRFLKNGHGPSYLFPTATALMLEHLGYETRLVTGFYARSKNVFGAEKDIAILPNDVHVWLEIHAGHGYWIPLEPTPGYHEPSYTASLRYRLYQARWWILYGLLATGLLGSLIYVSRSMVFEAAILVLSPFLPLLRDRARIEWTAWLLDTRAWLAGHPRRHGTVPKAHFRELSSMREGLGSALTQFFRASDRICFGGASTMDRYERQALQTLWTRLTTRRIQTAFRKTIG; this is translated from the coding sequence GTGAATCTTGCTCAGCATGACCAGACTTTGCACCCAAGTGGAGATCGCGAGCTTGGGTCGCGAGCAGAAGGTTCCTCGAAGCCAAACAAAACGGAGTTTGTACGACGCCGATCCAAGGATCGCGGCGACTTGCAATCAAACCAAATAAAGGGGCGTCGGGCCAGCGTCGTGCTGATGGCGTTGATCGCGATATGGATACTCGCCTTGCGCCGCTGGGAGTACGAGAGCCCATGGATTATGGTGCTCGAGTCCGTGCTTGGAGGAAGCTTGCTGGCGGTGGCGGTATGGATTCGCAAGAAACTGGCGAGTCGTTATTCGCAAGGGGAATGGTGTCGCAGTGCTTCGCTGGATACGAAGCAGTCGACCGACTCGCATTGGCAATGGTACAGAAAGGGAGTGACTGCCCTTGTCACGTTCGCTGTCGTGATGCCGTGGGTAGTCGACCCAGTCGCGCGGGGACTCGGTTATGGGAATGGCATTGAGATTGTGATGTTGAGCAGTTTGTTATGGGGTGCGGTGGCTTGTAGTTTGATGGCCACGACAACCCGAATGCTTGGGCTCTCGGTCGTTTGCAGCGGATTTCTAACGCTGTTCACCACGTTTATCAGCGACGACCTTACAACAACTTGGTTTGCTTACGCATGGGGAGCGGTTTGTTTGTGGTGGTTGGTCTCGAACCATTGGGAGAAAGTGGAACAGAGTGCAGCCTACGACATCCAATTCGGCTGGGGGCAGCGACTGGCATTTCTATCCTTGGGTTGCATCGCCTTCGGAACGGGCGCGATCTTGATCGCTGATCGTATTCCGGTCCTTCGCAAGCTGCGAGCGGAGGTCATGCCCACTAGTGGCGGTACGAGCGGAAAGGACTCCTCAGCCCAGCGCGGAATAGGGAATGGAGATCAACTGGTCGCCGCCCGCAGTCGCCCATCGTCCTTCGGCGCAGTCGACACCGATCTGTTTTTGGATTCGGACAAACCCAGTCTCTTTGATTTGTTCAGCGACGAATTCGGCGATGTCAAAAAGAAGGATCGCGTCGAACAGACACAAGCACTCAACCCGAACGAAATTCAAGACCAAGAGGGGAATGTTTCGGAAGCGAATCAATCCCCGAAGGGTGGTGAGTTTAGCATCGAGCGAAAGGTACCCGACCAACGATCGAAAACCGAAGACATCGCATCCAATGCTGTGATGTTTTGGCAAGGGGCTGCGAACAGCCACCTAGCTGTCGAACGATTGGATCGCTTCGATGGGGAAGTTTGGCAATCGAGTCTTTCAACCGAACGCAACGGAGTCCGCGTCGAGCCCAAGGAGGTCGAGATCGATGGTCAGCTTTGGTTTGCACCCGGTACCAAGAGGATGGAGAGTTCCATCAGTCCATTTGTAGGCGCGGTCCCCGAAGCGATCCGATTCACACGCTACGGCTCTCCTGTGATCCCTACGCGATCAGGGACACAACTTTGGTGCATCGACGATATCACGCGAGCCGACTTCTTTCATTACGGCATGGACGATTGCTTATCGATGCCCGGGCGAGAGCATGTCCCGGACTATACGATTGTCCGATTGATCCATAGCTGGATCGACTTGGAACGCGTAGAAGACCTTCTCGAGAACTGTGCACCAGGACGCTCCCATACCTATCTCCCCGTGGAATGCAAGTCGACGATCCACCGCTTGGCGCATCGCTACGCAGGCCGAAATCCTCGCGGCTGGAATCAGGTGCAAGGTGTTGTTCAGGGGGTGCGAGAGAATTTCCGTTTGGGGACAGAGACGGAAAAAGGATCCGTCTCGGACATCTCTTCCTCGGCCTTGGATCGGTTCTTGAAAAATGGTCATGGACCAAGCTATCTTTTTCCGACAGCGACCGCTCTGATGCTCGAGCATTTGGGGTATGAGACGCGATTGGTTACGGGCTTCTACGCTCGCTCCAAAAACGTTTTTGGAGCGGAGAAGGACATTGCAATTCTGCCGAACGATGTCCATGTTTGGCTCGAGATACACGCTGGGCATGGCTATTGGATTCCGTTGGAACCGACCCCCGGTTACCACGAGCCTTCGTATACAGCGAGCCTTCGGTACCGCCTCTATCAAGCCCGATGGTGGATCCTGTACGGCCTGTTGGCAACGGGTTTGTTGGGTTCTTTGATCTATGTATCTCGAAGCATGGTGTTCGAGGCTGCAATTCTGGTTTTATCACCGTTCCTTCCGTTGTTACGAGATCGTGCTCGCATCGAATGGACGGCTTGGCTTTTGGATACGCGAGCTTGGCTGGCAGGACATCCTCGTCGCCATGGGACGGTGCCGAAGGCCCACTTTCGGGAATTGAGTTCGATGAGAGAGGGCCTGGGCAGTGCGCTCACTCAGTTCTTTCGAGCATCGGATCGTATTTGCTTCGGCGGGGCGTCGACTATGGATCGCTACGAGCGACAGGCACTGCAAACCCTTTGGACTCGGCTTACGACACGACGCATTCAAACTGCATTTCGCAAAACGATAGGATGA
- a CDS encoding gamma-glutamylcyclotransferase, with protein MMDPRPYEEAEPLAIFVYGTLKREQLRGSLWPRPAISITPAIAVGTLYDLGSYPGLVEGDNLVLGEVWRFHPEDLQETLVVLDRIEGFDPVKNMGEYVRRVIQVETLADPASSGAGCEPPSQTVMTWTYFYNEPRRLASARRIEVWMEAGGHWVCQWPDPMSKVPRSFAEE; from the coding sequence ATGATGGACCCAAGACCCTATGAGGAAGCGGAACCCCTTGCGATCTTCGTCTATGGCACCTTGAAACGGGAGCAATTGCGGGGAAGTCTTTGGCCTCGACCTGCGATTTCCATCACCCCCGCTATCGCCGTTGGGACACTCTACGATCTGGGGTCCTATCCGGGCTTGGTGGAGGGCGACAATTTGGTGCTGGGGGAAGTCTGGCGATTCCATCCCGAGGATCTGCAGGAGACTTTGGTTGTACTCGATCGGATCGAGGGGTTCGATCCGGTCAAGAACATGGGGGAGTACGTTCGGCGAGTGATCCAGGTAGAGACCCTCGCAGACCCTGCCTCTTCCGGTGCGGGTTGCGAACCTCCTTCCCAAACGGTGATGACCTGGACTTATTTCTACAACGAACCGCGCCGACTCGCATCAGCTAGACGAATCGAGGTTTGGATGGAAGCAGGTGGGCACTGGGTTTGCCAATGGCCCGATCCGATGTCCAAGGTCCCTCGTAGTTTTGCCGAAGAGTGA
- a CDS encoding RsmB/NOP family class I SAM-dependent RNA methyltransferase, with translation MIELAPVLPQGEHELFHSARQLCPSRAIRVRDDRIGEGLPFETEPVPWYARGRWLRDSQMRPATFLNYGIADYYIQDAGSLLPVALLDPKPGEWILDLCAAPGGKASAILEAMQGIGVLVANETIRSRLDSLHYMLARTGHANYIVANQDPEDLSQALSGRFDAVLVDAPCSGQMLVARDKRDESAWSQKQILHSAKRQNRILDAAVRMLKPGGRLIYSTCTFALEEDEEQISRLATNWPDRFEPIESQGLGAWQSPLAKGCYRLWPHRDRCAGGFAGGLVLKDSAPEWEEEGSSGGGKRFAKGKGLRGHPKEERDLLQSIAPVGDLSGDLEFRLWNGELSLASPDVWRLLDRFHWLGTPMTAAFRKGTRWLPSHALAMLRPTWFQPKQWVELDSDRASVYLRGEVVPLRGDSPDLDAGAGSVARRVEAEGDGWRVARWRNCPMGWVKGVSNRWNNHLPTWAVMNSIEDPS, from the coding sequence TTGATCGAATTGGCCCCAGTGCTCCCCCAGGGCGAGCACGAATTGTTTCATAGCGCTCGGCAACTCTGTCCGTCGCGCGCGATTCGAGTACGCGATGACCGAATCGGGGAAGGACTACCGTTCGAGACCGAACCAGTCCCTTGGTACGCACGTGGCCGATGGCTCCGCGACTCCCAAATGCGACCCGCGACCTTTTTGAATTACGGCATCGCGGACTATTACATCCAAGACGCTGGCTCCCTTTTGCCCGTCGCCCTGCTCGATCCCAAACCCGGCGAATGGATTTTGGATCTTTGTGCCGCACCGGGTGGGAAGGCATCCGCGATTCTCGAAGCGATGCAGGGGATCGGCGTGCTCGTCGCCAATGAGACAATACGCAGCAGGCTGGATTCACTCCACTACATGCTGGCTCGAACGGGACACGCCAACTACATCGTCGCCAATCAAGATCCCGAGGATCTGTCCCAGGCCTTGTCGGGGCGCTTCGATGCTGTCCTTGTCGACGCCCCTTGCAGCGGACAGATGCTGGTCGCGCGCGACAAACGAGACGAAAGCGCTTGGTCGCAAAAACAAATCCTACATAGTGCCAAGCGTCAAAACCGAATCCTCGATGCTGCGGTCCGTATGTTGAAACCCGGGGGGAGGTTGATCTACTCGACTTGCACCTTTGCCCTAGAGGAAGACGAAGAGCAGATTTCAAGACTGGCAACGAACTGGCCAGACAGATTCGAACCGATCGAATCGCAAGGGCTTGGTGCGTGGCAATCTCCTCTCGCGAAGGGGTGCTATCGCCTCTGGCCCCACCGCGACCGATGCGCAGGAGGCTTTGCAGGTGGGCTAGTATTGAAAGACTCCGCACCGGAATGGGAGGAGGAGGGGAGCAGCGGCGGAGGAAAGCGATTTGCCAAAGGTAAGGGGCTTCGAGGTCATCCCAAGGAAGAGCGCGACCTGCTTCAGTCCATCGCCCCTGTGGGAGACCTATCGGGAGACTTGGAGTTTCGGCTTTGGAATGGCGAGCTGTCGTTGGCTTCTCCTGATGTTTGGCGACTGCTGGACCGTTTTCATTGGTTGGGAACACCGATGACCGCCGCGTTTCGAAAAGGGACGCGTTGGTTACCCTCGCATGCCTTGGCCATGTTGCGTCCCACCTGGTTCCAGCCAAAACAATGGGTCGAGCTAGATTCGGACCGGGCAAGCGTCTATCTGCGAGGGGAAGTGGTTCCGCTTCGAGGTGACTCGCCCGACCTGGATGCTGGCGCTGGCTCTGTCGCGAGGCGGGTGGAGGCCGAAGGAGACGGATGGCGGGTGGCCCGCTGGCGGAATTGCCCCATGGGCTGGGTAAAGGGAGTGAGCAATCGCTGGAATAATCACTTGCCCACCTGGGCGGTGATGAACTCGATCGAGGATCCCTCGTAG
- a CDS encoding DUF58 domain-containing protein: protein MVLPPRLGKKRPSGAGYIAMRASKLRGWDWSQWANYDFCPGLNRYVYWLKEPVGWFVLATVCSVLVGAFLSPLGWTVAMGLVAVLILGLGFPWIATRSIRCELAPQCTEVREADASSLILKITNRLPLPVMGLMIEGWDEGDGAIEEGATSPNRVGLARVPAWSKASYRVPYVPEYRGRYPKGTPRVACSFPFGIWTARREIQNVQPVTVWPMAIPVQGDVEVTGDKRADSGFGQRVSTSGDFLGVRDFRHGDSLKSIHWVQSARMDQWIVCERGGPQRETLELRIETGPSLGGKEDRRENLAWRVRIAASLVDVLVAHHVPFRLFIDGMQRSIATGSHARERCLDLLAEIPVDDSDGKEGSRSPKPPQPGIANRWNITAVGEDGLPLSAHQVHVRIEQGCAGLRSVDAFQTRTIHLDEDIASQFNHILMEVSRESCSA from the coding sequence ATGGTTCTTCCCCCTCGACTGGGTAAGAAGAGGCCAAGCGGGGCTGGGTATATCGCGATGCGAGCGAGCAAGCTTCGAGGATGGGATTGGTCTCAATGGGCGAACTACGATTTCTGCCCTGGCTTGAATCGATACGTGTACTGGCTCAAAGAGCCTGTGGGCTGGTTTGTTCTCGCAACCGTTTGCAGTGTTCTCGTCGGTGCTTTTCTGAGCCCGCTCGGGTGGACGGTTGCGATGGGGCTCGTTGCCGTTCTGATATTGGGTCTCGGGTTTCCCTGGATCGCGACTCGATCGATTCGCTGTGAATTAGCACCTCAATGCACCGAGGTTCGCGAGGCGGATGCGAGCAGTTTGATCTTGAAGATCACCAATCGACTCCCTTTGCCAGTGATGGGGTTGATGATCGAAGGATGGGACGAGGGCGATGGCGCGATCGAGGAGGGGGCAACGTCTCCCAACCGTGTCGGCCTGGCTCGTGTTCCCGCTTGGAGCAAGGCATCGTACCGCGTGCCTTATGTTCCGGAATACCGAGGAAGGTATCCGAAGGGAACGCCTCGCGTAGCATGCTCCTTCCCATTCGGTATTTGGACCGCTCGAAGAGAAATCCAAAACGTGCAGCCAGTCACGGTTTGGCCGATGGCGATTCCGGTCCAAGGGGACGTGGAGGTCACCGGCGACAAGCGGGCAGATTCCGGATTCGGGCAGCGCGTTAGTACGTCGGGCGACTTTTTGGGCGTTCGGGATTTTCGACACGGCGATTCCCTCAAGAGCATTCACTGGGTTCAATCCGCTCGGATGGATCAATGGATCGTGTGCGAACGGGGAGGACCGCAACGCGAAACGTTGGAGCTGCGAATCGAGACAGGGCCATCGCTCGGGGGCAAGGAGGATCGGCGTGAGAATTTAGCATGGCGAGTTCGCATTGCAGCTAGCTTGGTCGATGTCTTGGTCGCCCATCACGTTCCTTTTCGGTTGTTCATCGATGGTATGCAACGATCGATTGCGACGGGCTCTCACGCTCGAGAAAGGTGTCTCGACCTCCTCGCGGAAATTCCGGTGGATGACAGTGATGGGAAAGAAGGCTCGCGTTCGCCCAAGCCGCCACAGCCTGGCATTGCCAATCGATGGAACATCACGGCTGTGGGAGAGGACGGATTGCCGCTCAGTGCGCATCAGGTCCACGTGCGAATAGAACAAGGCTGCGCCGGGCTTCGCTCGGTCGATGCATTCCAGACGCGCACCATCCATCTGGACGAAGATATTGCGAGCCAGTTTAACCACATTCTGATGGAGGTGAGTCGTGAATCTTGCTCAGCATGA
- a CDS encoding tetratricopeptide repeat protein yields MQRSLRTIPDAITSRPIARTRFAALLAIGLWFPPAMLLSSHATVIGQETETKKPPQVVIPEQKPGEADFDKAIQLRLNVQTLEQLNEVIELIDSAIKKGLSAGSEESAKVFLASAYKQRVEISMRQLMQGPRNRATVSKLLGELLDDLTRSIELDPGLVESYLIKVAILRDRQEFGEALDVINAGIAEMEPRLERNAKSAAFRENLAKLYITRATLQDEPASQVADMEKAVETNPADPNIVKQLLALLESQQKFDRLLAVLDMALEYNPDALEFLLSKISVLLRLGKSEEAMAFSTQSIDQSTSDEVKAGLLRQRSLLHQVAGNKELAKADLDASLELAKDNIPSMLLRARLSVEMDNMEGAKKDIQAILDLDEQNADAILLRADIAAATEEFDAAISDYRSLIARVPAGTPQREELLMKLGLVFWQSNRHSQALRILDQVIQANDANWQAHRLQGEILLSQGEHADAVIAYEKALNLMPEAVSSEIRSSLLNNLSWLLATSPLDDVRDGNRSLELGLQACELTKYSQAHILSTLAAAYAEQGNFEKAIEFSEKAVELGRKDGNEQLEQLEEELKSYRDKKPWREKQEAKPEVKSEAKPKAAIPLPSGTGT; encoded by the coding sequence ATGCAACGATCCCTCCGAACCATTCCCGATGCAATCACGTCTCGTCCGATTGCGCGCACGCGATTCGCGGCCCTTCTAGCAATCGGCCTGTGGTTCCCGCCAGCCATGCTGCTCTCGTCGCACGCCACGGTGATCGGCCAGGAAACGGAAACGAAAAAGCCACCGCAAGTCGTCATTCCCGAGCAAAAGCCAGGGGAGGCGGATTTTGATAAAGCCATCCAACTTCGTCTCAACGTTCAAACATTGGAACAATTGAACGAAGTCATCGAACTGATCGACTCGGCGATCAAAAAGGGATTGAGCGCTGGCAGCGAAGAATCTGCCAAGGTATTCCTCGCATCCGCCTACAAGCAACGCGTTGAAATTTCGATGCGTCAATTGATGCAGGGCCCACGCAATCGCGCGACCGTGAGCAAATTGCTTGGAGAGCTTCTCGACGATCTTACTCGCTCCATCGAACTGGATCCCGGGTTAGTAGAATCGTACTTGATCAAGGTAGCGATCCTTCGCGATCGCCAAGAATTTGGTGAGGCACTGGATGTGATCAATGCCGGGATCGCCGAAATGGAGCCCCGATTGGAACGGAACGCCAAGAGCGCCGCGTTTCGCGAGAATCTAGCCAAACTCTATATCACTCGCGCAACCCTTCAGGATGAGCCCGCGTCGCAAGTTGCCGATATGGAAAAGGCAGTCGAAACCAATCCTGCCGACCCCAACATCGTCAAACAACTCCTTGCACTGTTGGAAAGCCAACAAAAGTTCGACAGACTCCTCGCTGTTCTCGATATGGCTTTGGAGTACAACCCCGATGCTTTGGAGTTTTTGCTAAGCAAGATCAGCGTCCTTCTGAGACTTGGCAAGTCCGAGGAGGCGATGGCATTCAGCACGCAATCCATCGACCAGAGCACCAGCGATGAAGTGAAAGCGGGATTGCTCCGACAGCGATCGCTGCTCCATCAAGTCGCGGGAAATAAAGAGCTTGCCAAAGCGGATCTCGACGCATCTCTGGAACTTGCCAAAGACAATATTCCGTCGATGCTCCTGCGGGCTCGATTGTCGGTGGAAATGGACAACATGGAGGGGGCGAAAAAAGACATCCAAGCGATCTTGGACCTCGACGAGCAAAATGCGGATGCGATTCTGCTTCGCGCCGACATCGCTGCTGCGACGGAAGAGTTTGACGCTGCGATAAGCGACTACCGATCCTTGATCGCGCGCGTTCCTGCCGGGACGCCGCAACGCGAAGAGTTGCTCATGAAACTTGGTTTGGTCTTTTGGCAAAGCAACCGACACAGCCAAGCCCTCCGCATCCTGGATCAAGTCATTCAGGCTAACGATGCCAACTGGCAAGCTCATCGGTTGCAAGGGGAGATTCTATTGAGCCAAGGTGAGCATGCGGACGCCGTGATCGCCTACGAAAAGGCCCTCAATCTGATGCCCGAGGCGGTGAGCAGCGAAATTCGTTCTTCATTGCTCAACAATCTGTCCTGGCTTCTCGCAACCAGCCCTCTCGACGACGTACGCGATGGCAACCGATCGCTCGAACTCGGCCTCCAAGCCTGCGAGCTCACCAAGTACAGCCAAGCTCACATCCTCAGCACCCTAGCTGCAGCCTACGCCGAACAAGGCAACTTCGAAAAGGCGATCGAGTTCTCCGAGAAAGCAGTCGAACTCGGGCGCAAAGATGGGAACGAACAGCTTGAGCAACTGGAGGAAGAGCTGAAGAGTTACCGCGACAAGAAACCTTGGCGAGAAAAGCAAGAAGCTAAGCCGGAAGTGAAGTCCGAAGCGAAGCCGAAAGCAGCTATTCCACTCCCCTCGGGAACGGGAACTTGA